The DNA window TTTCGATGTGTTTCGTCCTTTCGTGGAAGACTGGATTTGCAGCAATGTGAATTGCAGCTTGATTGTCACAATGTAGCACTGTAGGACAATCATACTGAATTTGTAAACTTGATAATAAGCTGCGTAACCAGATGATTTCACTAACAGCTTGGTTCATGGCTCGATATTCTGCCTCACTTGATGATTTTGACACAGTAGTTTGCTTCTTTGTCTTCCATGATATTGGAGCGGGTCCTAATTTCATTAACCTATAGTGGATCTTCGAGTTAAAGGGCATGACGCCCAATCTGAATCACAGAATCCTACCAGTTGTAGATCGTTGTCTTTAGGTAGGATGATACCTTGTCCCGGAGACGATTTTAAATACCTTAGTACACGCATGGCTGCATCCCAATGAGCTTGACGAGGAGCTTGCATAAACTGGCTTAATATGTGAACTGAATAGGTAATCTCTGGTCGTGTAATGGTTAGAAAGATTAGTCGACCAACTAGCCTTCTATAACGAGGGGGATTTGTGAATATCGGCCCGGTATCCAAAGCAAGCTTTTGGTTTTGCTCCATTGGAAAGGAAGACGGTTTGCAGTCAAGCATCTTGCATTCACTTAAAATATCTAAAGTGTATTTGCGTTGGCAAATGAATAACCCAGCTGCTCCTCGTGCTAGTTCAAGGCCTAGAAAATATTTAAGAGATCCAAGGTCCTTCATGTGAAAGCAGTGCTTTAGATATTGTTTGAATTCATTGCATGTAGAACTATCATTTCCTGCAATTACCAGATCGTCTACATACACTAATACAACCATAAACTTATTTCTTTTAGTATAAGTGAATAAACTATGATCAGCATTAGATTCTTGGAAACCATAGTTTATAAGTGATTGAGAAAGCTTAAAGTACCAGTTTCGTGAGGCTTGTTTTAAGCCATATAAGGACTTTCTTAAACGGCAAACCATTCCTTCTTTAGGAACTTGGTATCCATCCGGAACATGCATGTAGACTTCCTCTTCGAGGTCCCCGTGTAGGAAAGCGTTGCTTACATCCATTTGGTGAAGCTCCCACCCTTTTGCTACAGCTACCGAAAGAAAACATCGAACCGTTGTCATTTTAGCTACAGGAGCAAAGGTCTCGTTGAAATCTTCTCCTTCTATTTGGGTGAACCCTTTTGCTACAAGCCTCGCCTTGTACTTATCAACTTCTCCGGAAGCTTTATACTTTACCTTGTAGACCCATCGACATCCCACTATCTTCTTTCCCACAGGTGGTAGCATAACATCCCAGGTTTTGTTGTCTTCCAAAGCTTTAATTTCTGCTGCCATAGCTTTTTGCCACTCAGAGTGCTTAGCAGCCTCTTGGTAActctttggttcttgaatgctGCTAATTGCTGCAAGGTAGACCTGATGTCTATGGGAAAAACATTTATCATTGATAAAATTAGTGATAGCATAAGCTTTATCTGAGGAGTGTGACTGATCTGAGTGCTTGCTTATAGGGTTCTTGCTTGTTGTTGGGCGATAGTAATCTTTAAGGTATCCAAGTGGTCGTCTATCACGTGGTGGGAGATCAATCACGACATTTTGTTGTTGGGTTTCAACGCTCTCATTAACTAGGTCTTCTTGTATCATCTCCCCCTCAATTTGTGTTGTGTTTGAGTCTTCATTTTCTTGATCTTCTCGTTCCTCATCATTGGTCTCATCCTTATCTTCTTCATGGCTCTCCTCTCCGTGTGGATTAGAGATGTCATGAAAAATTCGAGCGTGTGCTTCTTTGGTTTTTTCTGTTTGAGACTCAATGTAGGGAAAAATGTTCTCATAAAATACCACATCACGCGAGGTATAGAACTCACGAGTCTTTAGATTGTAGACTCTCCAACCTTTTTGTCCTTGCGGATAACCGACGAAGACGCACCTCTCGGCTCTAGAGTCAAACTTGTCTCTTGATTTCAAACTTGTTCCGACATAACATAGGCACCCAAAGAATTTGAGATGGTCATAAGTTGGTGGTTTTCCAAACAACATCTCAAAAGGAGTGAGACCCTTGTTTTCCACAGTAGGTGTCTTGTTAATGATGTGAGTCGCTGCTAGTATGCATTCTCCCCAAAAGTGAATAGGAAGATTTGCTTGAAACCGCAAAGCTCTTGCAACATTTAAAATGTGTCTGTGCTTTCTTTCTACACGtgcattttgttgtggtgtggcTACACATGAAGTCTCATGAAGTATCCCTTTGTCCATGAGGAAAGATTGCACCTTTGAGTTGGTGAATTCGGTTCCGTTGTCGCTCCGAATCCTCTTGATTTTTGTATTAAACTGTGTCTCTATCATTTTGAAAAAGTTCACAAGGATATTTGTAGTCTGATCTTTATGCTTCATTAGATACGCCCATGTTCCACGGGTATGATCATCAACCAATGTTAGAAAATAGTGTGATCCATTGTTCGAAGCGGTATTATACTTTCCCCATAAATCACAGTGAATCAAATCAAAAGGTCTCTCAGCTTTATTCATACTCTGTGAAAAAGAAAGTCTACACTGCTTGGATTTGTGACATATGtcacaacaatttattttatcgAAATCAAAATTACATTTAATTAAACTAGACAGTTGCCGAAGAGACTGAGTTGAGGGATGCCCCATTCTGTTGTGCCAAAGGGTAGTGGCGTCATGTTGATTTGTCGCATAAGCCATTCCTTGCTCCTTCCCTTTAAACACATAAACCCCATTTTGCAAGCTACCCGAACCAATCATCCTCCTCGTGGCTAGGTCCTGAATCACACAAGAATCAGAATGATAAGTAaccacacatttcaaatcatgtgTCAGTCTATGTATTGAAATAAGATTGCAGCTAAATTTGGGAACAATTAACACATTGACTAGCTTAATATGTTTATCGAGGCTGAGATTTCCAACTCTTTCTACAAGTATTGCTTCCCCTGTTGGGACAGTGATGTAAAAGGGTTTCTCAAGTGCTTTTACATTTTCTAGTATGAAAGAAGAGGGGGTCATGTGATGAGATGCCCCACTGTCCAAGATCCATTGGATCTGTATATTACCAGCCATGATTGATGTTTCTCTGTCCTTAAGTCGCATTCCATGTAGAGCATGCCTGTGCTTTCCACTTCTACATCTTCAAACCTTCGATTCTGATCGGTCTGAACCGTGGCAGCTTTTCCTTTAAACTTGATGTTCCCGCGTTGTGTTCTGCGAGTGTCCCAATGTGCAGGGTACCCAACTATTTCAAAACATTTAGCTTTGACGTGATCAACCTTCCCACAATGATCACAACTGGATTTTGGTCCATCTCTTCTCTGCTTATTTCCACCATTGGAATAAAATGTCGTTCCTTGCTCCACCTTTACATTTCCCTTCTCCCTTTCAGTGGTGCAACGCACCTCCTCTCTCAGGATATGATTGAGAGCACGCCTGAGTGAGGGTAGTGGATCAGAATTCAAGATTGTGGTCTTGACATGACCGTATTGTTCACTGTCTAGACCTCCTAGAAATAGATGAAGTCGTTGCTCTTCTTCTCTTTTCATCAATTATTTCGAAGCTCCACAGGTGCAAGATGGCAACGGTTGAAGCTCATTTAATTCATCAAAGATGCTTTTGAATTGAGTGTAAAATTCAGTCACACTCAAATCCTCATTCTTTTGCATCAGACACAGATTGCGCCATAGTTGGTGAATCCTAGGTGCATCTGCCTGAGCAAAACGTTCTTCGAGATCCAGCCAGATGTCCTTTGCAGTGGCTGCATGCGAGATACTTCCATGGAGTTTTGGATATGTCGCGTTTATGATCCACGCCATCACCATGGAATCTGCTCTCTCCCAGTTTTGGTAATCTGCACACTGCTTTCCTGGATTTGTGACTGTTCCGTCTACGAAACCCAGTTTCATCTTTGCACGGAGTGCCGTCTTCATCGAACGTGACCACGTTCGGTAGTTTCCGCCATTTAGGAAGGCTGCTACTAGGGGTGTTCCTGGGTTATCTGAGGAACTAAGGTAGTATGGCGAGTTTGGTGTAAGGACTGATGAGTTTTTGTCGTCATCGGAGGTATGAGATTTCTTCTCCGATTCGGTTTTTGGAGGATCATCGTGCTCTGATGCCATATTGagaaaaatatgtgtttttatgTATATCAATATAAAACACAGAATCTGTACATGAATAAATAGCAACCAGAGGAAGCTATGTAAAGAAAGCTCATAAAGGAGGTAATAAATACATATTCCTATAAATCCTCCACTATTAAGAACAAGGATGCAGATTATATAATCTTTCCTATAATAGCTCGCATGACAGTAGGCTGACAATTAATCCTCCAATAGCAGTTTTACACTATCAGTGAATCGTAGCCgttaaatatttattgaattttgacttttattttaattatttataaaataatatatgtgaatggttgtgatgcactgagtgtgtaaagaattttacactgacagtgcatatccattaaaccctaaaaaaaattaacCATAAAGAAGATTCCAATAACAATACGTCTATTTCTTTTGTTGAAGCCTCCCCATCCACCACGACTGACGTCCCTGTCTATACATAAATAACAATTTCCCTAACCTCATCTCAACTTTGTTTTACATGTGTTCTGGGTTTTAATATCCAAGATGAGTTTATTTAGTTATCAGAtttatatcattattattaatattttattggaGTTCgtgttattatttattactaaatctattttaacaaatttttgtatttgtttATTCAGACCTCATAAAAATATCATGACACGATTTTCTTgtaatatcaataaataatatgaCGTGTCATACAACAAAATTAGGCATAAATAAACTTCTACGTGACCCCTCAAAAAAATATTCCACGTAACGTATAGTAACTTTTTCTCTATATGCCACCGCCACCACGATCCACATTGGCAGACGATATGTACCTTTgatgtatttaaaaaaataaaaagaaaaagatcaGAAGGAATGGTTAGAGAGAAAGTCAATCACTCAATCCTTGTCCATCCACGTTCCTATAAATATTACACGACTCCATACCCTCATCATCCATTCATCACAATCTCTTTTCATCACCCACCAATTTCatccaaaaaaaatcaacaatGGAAACCGCAACCACCCTCACCGGTTTACTCCAATCCGTCGCCAAAACATTCCCCTCTCGCCGCGCCATCTCCCTCGCCGGCAAATTCGACCTCACTCATTCTCATCTCCATGAATTAGTCGAATCCGCCGCAGATCATCTCATCGCTTCCGGAATCAAACCAAACGACGTCGTTGCTCTCACTTTCGCCAACACCGTCGAGGTTCCTTTTTATTCAGATTCATTATAATTTatattcaattttattattaatttgttaatatttattaatttattgctATTTTGAAAATTTCTCTGTTTCAGTATGTTATATTGTTTTTGGCTGTTATTCGAATCCGAGCCACGGCGGCGCCGTTGAATGCAGCTTATACAGCGgaagaatttgaattttatttatctgACTCCGAATCGAAGCTTCTGTTAACGCCGTTAGAAGGTAACAAGCCGGCGCAAGAGGCAGCTTCGAAACTCAAAATTCCTCTCGGCTCGGCTTCTCTCACAAAAACTGAAGAAGAAACCAAGCTTACAATCTCCCTGAACCATCCCGATTCAGGTGCAAAATCTGACTCAGGAAACTCGGTCGCGAAACTCGTTAACGAACCATCCGACGTGGCACTTTTTCTTCACACATCAGGTACCACGAGTCGTCCCAAGGGAGTTCCGCTGACTCAACACAATCTCGTTTCGTCTGTGAGAAACATCCAATCGGTTTACCGACTCACTGAGTCAGATTCAACCCTGATCGTGCTTCCACTTTTCCATGTTCATGGTTTAATCGCTGGGTTACTGAGTTCACTCGGTGCTGGGGCTGCGGTGGCGTTACCGGCGGCGGGGAGATTCTCAGCCACAACGTTCTGGAAAGACATGATTCAATACAATGCGACATGGTACACAGCAGTACC is part of the Vicia villosa cultivar HV-30 ecotype Madison, WI linkage group LG2, Vvil1.0, whole genome shotgun sequence genome and encodes:
- the LOC131653132 gene encoding oxalate--CoA ligase, translated to METATTLTGLLQSVAKTFPSRRAISLAGKFDLTHSHLHELVESAADHLIASGIKPNDVVALTFANTVEYVILFLAVIRIRATAAPLNAAYTAEEFEFYLSDSESKLLLTPLEGNKPAQEAASKLKIPLGSASLTKTEEETKLTISLNHPDSGAKSDSGNSVAKLVNEPSDVALFLHTSGTTSRPKGVPLTQHNLVSSVRNIQSVYRLTESDSTLIVLPLFHVHGLIAGLLSSLGAGAAVALPAAGRFSATTFWKDMIQYNATWYTAVPTIHQIILDRHQNNPEPVYPKLRFIRSCSASLAPVILSRLEESFGAPVLEAYAMTEATHLMSSNPLPEDGPHKAGSVGKPVGQEMAILDESGKVLEAGVNGEVCIRGENVTKGYKNNEAANTAAFLYGWFHTGDIGFFDSDGYLSLVGRIKELINRGGEKISPIEVDAVLLTHPDVAQAVAFGVPDQKYGEEIHCAIIPREGSTIDAEEVLTFCKKNLTAFKVPKKVFITDSLPKTATGKILRRLVAEHFISKA